The Chamaesiphon minutus PCC 6605 DNA window AATGTCTCATCCCCGATTGTCGCCGGATTCCACTCGACTATTTGCGGTAGCGACGGTTCGATTCGACTGATAATAGTACTCGTTGGAGCTGGGATGACAGCGGATTGCGATTGATAAAATAAGACCGATCGCAATAAATGCCGACACAAATTGGTTGCAGGACAGCTACATTGACTCTGAGCAAGAGTCGTTTTGGCTGGAAGTTTGCAACAAATTTCATCCGACCAATTTGCAGTGATATTACCCGCATCATCTTCGACGATTTCACCTGTTAAATCTGGCGATTGTAATTCTTGCTGGGCGCGTTTGACTAACCCCCGATTGCTGAGGGTAATGAGATCGTCGATCGTTAGGGCGAGTAAATCTGGGCGCATGAATATTATTGTCTATTCTCATTGCTGCTAGCGAAGCTTTTCCCAGCAATAAAAATTATAAACCAGGGTGCGTTTGGTAAATCAAAAGAAGCTCGATGTTTATCTTCTATTGCCAACTTTAATATTCTAAATCATCGAACTTTTTCCGCCACCCAAGTAGCCAATTCTCCTGGTGTCATCGCCCCCACCTGTGCGCCCAGATTGACCATTCGTTGGGCAATATCTCGATCGAAATTAGGATTTGCTTGCTCGTCTAATGCCGCCAAACCGAGAATTTTCACCCCGCTTTCAATTAGTTGTTTGGTAACGGATAATAGACGATCGACTGGGGCACCTTCATAAAAATCGGTAATTAAAATCACGATCGTCCTGCGGGGATTTTCGACTAGGGTTTGAGCGTAAGCCATCGCCTGTCCGATATCCGTACCGCCACCCAATTGTACCTTCATCAACGTTTCTACCGGATCTGTACAATCCGCCGTCACATCGACAACCGATGTATCGAACAAACATAGGTGGGTTTTCAAACTTTTAATTCCAAAAAAAATGGCTGCGGTGACTGCGGAATGAATCACGCTATCCAACATACTCCCCGACTCATCGACGAGAATGATCGACTGCCATCGCTCGACCTGACGGCGGATGCGTGAGTTAAAATAGGGCGTTTGGATGACGAGTTGTTGGCGTTCTTGGCTATAGTGCTTGAGATTGCGGCGAATAGTCGTCGGCGCGTCGAAGTTTTTGGCAATTTTGATATACGATCGCTGTTGGCGATTGAGACTGCCAGTAAACGGCGATTGCACCTTCTGGGCGAGTTTTTCAATCAATTCTTCGACCACCTTTCGCACCAAATCCCGCGCCATTGCTAGCACCTGCTGGTTCATCAAATGCTTAGTCCGCAAGACGGCTTTGAGCAGAGTTTCGCTAGGTTGTGCGCGGCTGAGTAAGTTGGGATTCGTCACCATTTCTTCGAGGTGATAGCGTTCGAGCGCGTCCTTCTCCAGCCGTTCGTTGGCGAAGCCTTTCCGAAGGAAAATCGTCTTTTGGGGGAAAAGTTCGTGAATGGCATTTATCCAGTCGGGAACGGTCAAATTGGAGGGATCGAGACTACCTTGGCGTTGGCGTAGCCTCTCCATCGGAGAATCGCGATTATTCCCACCACTATTGCCGCGACTGCGAATATTCTGACCTTGTAATTCTCGATCGTACAAAAACCCGATCGCGGTTTCTCGATCTTGCCATTCATCGGGTAAGCCGCCGAGAGTATTTTCAGTAGTTTCGCCTAGTACTAACCGCCAGCGCAATCGGCGTTTTTGAGAATCGGTCATACCTTCCACAGCCTCGGATCTAATTCAAATGGTTGCGGCGATTCGATCGTTAACTTGGCGAAATCTGGATGCGACGGATTGACTAAATAGTTATATTCGATCGGAATTACCACCGAAGGCACTGCTAAAATTGCCGTTCTCCCCGATCTAAACCAGAGATCGCCCATTTGCGCTAAAGCCGATGGAGCGGGAATATTGCGCCAATTTAGGGGTAATTGCGCCACTTCGAGATAGTCAATCTCAACCTCTATCGGTACGTCTACCCGAATCCCTGCCAGCATCGTCGCCACATCTTCTACTTCCATGTGAACAAAAACTTCTAATGCTGCCAGTGACAGCGTTCCAGAAGTGTAAACCATCCCCTGTCCGCGAGAATTCCAGCGTCCGCCGACTCGTCTTGCGCCTTCGCCGCTAAAAGCGGTATCGGCATACTTGCGCTTGGAAATCCGCCACAGAGTGAGGCTCAACTGTACACTCCATACTCAATCCGATCGAGTAATTCTGTCACCTGTTGCGTCCCTGCATCCGTATCGAGTAAATCGATCGGCGAACTACCATTTAATCCACGATTGGGTCTTCTCAGCCAGCTAGTCGCCGTCTGCGGACTCTCAAATACTTCCTGTGCTTGAGCCGCAACTCTCGCCAGTCGGTACAATCGATCCGACCAAGTGGCATTAAGCGGTTTTCGTTCTTTCTGAAGTCTGACAATGGTTCGCAGCGAGGTTCCCAATACCTTAGACAACTGAGCGTCTGATAGTTGGTAGTAATTAGCCACTTGTCTGAACGACTCGATCGATAATCCTTGTCGGATCAGATCGGATTCAGAGCGAGTACTAGCATCGCTCAGTTTGGTGGTCGCTAAGGATGAACCTTGAGAACCAGAAATCCCCAGAATATCTAATAGTTGTGTTGATGAGGTCATGATTTAACCCGCATTAAGCATTTGTCTTTATTTTAACGCCAAATGTCAAAGCGAACGAGATTCGATCGAGTATTTCAGATTTAGCATCATAAGTGATGTATAATTAGTCATCATTTAATAGTTGTATATTGGCATCAAAATATGAGTAATACAACTACCCGCACGACGATCGCTTTACCTACGGCGTTACTGGTGGCAACAGATCGAGCCGTTACAGAGGGTAAAGCAAAGAGCCGCAATGACTTAATCGCTAGAGCGATTCAACGAGAACTCGCACTGATACGACGGGCAGAAATCGATGCCGATCTCGCCCAGATGGGGAGAGATCCTGAATATCAAGCTGAAGTACTCCAAATGGAAGCGGAGTTTGCTGTCGCCCAATGGGAAGCTCTACAGACTGTTGAGACACAAACATGAAACGCGGCGATGTTTATAATGTGAGACTAGATCCGGTAGAAGGTTCGGAACAAGGCGGATCTCGTCCGGTAATTGTGGTCAGTCGTAACGCGATTAATGCTAATAGCCCGACAGTATTAGCAATTCCTTGTACCACCTATCGCCCTGGCAAACGAATTTATGCGACCCAAGTACTAATTGCTGCGCCAGAAGGTGGTTTGAGTGCGGATTCTATTGCATTAGCAGAACAGGTGCGAATTTTATCAAAATCGCGGTTTGGTGACTATCGGGGTAGTCTGTCCATCGAGATTATGGAACAGATTTCCACAGCCTTAGCGTTAGCACTAGATTTACCGACAAGAGAAGATTTCGAGCAAATTTATGAAAATTAGACAAGCAGCACTCGAAGCAGCTAAGCAAATGCTGGAAACAGAACGGACGATCGTTTTATCCAAACGGGATGCTCTGAAAGTCTTCGATCTACTCAAAAATCCGCCTGCACCAAACCAGCAAATTTTAGCTGCTATCGAGAAACATCGTGTATTTATTCGTGAAAATCATCGAGCCGCTGAATAAGTCCCAGAATCGAGGGCAATTCGAGCGAGTGTTACATCCCTTAGTCCGCGCAGGCGACGCGCGCTCCTCGGGTTTCCCGAGGGTTTAGCGCGTCAAGACAGCGGACTTTGCATCACCAGCAACGATTTAAATCGTTGTTACCTGTTTCTAGCATTACCACCCCGAATGCCATAACGATCGAGTAATCCAAACAACCGCGATTCAAACGCGATCGCATCCACCGCGACATCGGCACCCAGCGGGATATTTAACAGATCGGCGGTAGATAATTCCCCCGCTTCGGTCGATTGCACCAAGGTTTGGGCGATGTTATTTTTCTCGCGGGGGGCGAAGTAAGAAAAGGCTAATCGCAAGGCGGGTAATGCTTCGAGGAATTCATCGTCGCTATAGGCAAGGAGCAATTCGTCGATGCTCAGAACTAGATGCGAATCTCGTTGGGTTGTCTCTCTGGCTAGCTGAAAAAGACCCGTGAGAAAGTCGCCTAATTTTTCGGGTTGGGCGTAGTAGCGGAGGGTTGCGAGAATGCGTGCCATCGGTGTTTCGCCGAGTATCCATAAGGCACCAATTGCCCCGCCGCGTATGCTGGGTAATTGTTGCACGTCTTGGCTGACTCGATCTAGGATCTGAATAAATTGCGATCGATAGGGCGTGAGTAAATGTCCCGCTCTTTCGTAAGCTTCGAGCAGATTTCCCAATCCTTTGAGTAGTAAATCTTCCTCTCCCGTCGGGGTGCCCAAACTAGCTAACAGCCACAATCCCCGTCCAAAAGCTTCGACTAGAAGTTCGGCGATGTGTTCTTGCTTGGCAGTGCCGAGAACTTCATCGTAACGATAGAAATAGAGTAAGTGATGGAGCGATCGAGCTAACGAGAGGAAATTTCCCTCTTGGCGGATGAGTTCGATCAGTTTATCGGAAAACTCCAAACATTCATCAACGCCTGCTAGAGCGGCATCTAGAAGCAAGAGAGTGGCTGTTTCGGCATTGCGTTCGATTGAATTGGCGCGTTCTTGGAGTTTGGCGATCGTGGCTTCGATGACGGTTGCGCCATAGATTGAGGCTTCGATGCTGCTAGAGTCAAAATCAGGAGTCCAATGAAGTTGCCAGCGTTCCCAGATTTTGGTGAGATCGGTGTGGGTAGTAAAATCGGTACCGTCGGTGCGCCCAATGCCGTGGATTTGAAGCAGGCGGAGGGAATGGAGTAAGGCGGATTTAGTGCGCTCTGGCGGCGATTCTGCTTGCAGATCGGGAGTCAAATCGAGATCGATCGATCTTTTAGTTGCAGTGGGAAATAGCTCTAAGGCTTGCAGGCGTTGATGTAAGTCGGTAACTAATGGGGGGAGCGGCGTACCGGGTGCGAGTCTACCGCGATCGCGCCCTCGGAATACTTGGTAAACTGCTGCTAGAAAGGGATGAGTCCCCGTCTGTCCCATGTCTTCTTTGACTAATCCACCGATGACCCCATCGATCAGATCCGATCTCCAGATTTCGGCATGTCCGCGCAAGTCTGATAAACCTTGGGCGAGGGTTTGGACGGCAATTAGATCGGCGGTACTGGCGATTTGTTTTTGCTTGCGGAGGGATTTGACAACTTGTTGGAGCAGGGTAGCAGCGATGTTTGTCGATCCGGTTTGGCGATGCGCCCAGACAGCATGATAGAAGCCAGGATTGGGCATTCCTGAATTGTAACCAGTCAGATTGTCCAGTCGATCGTAGTTATAAGGTGTAAGGGCGATGCCTTGGTTGACGATCTCTTTGCTACCAGCCAGCATTTGTGGTAACAAGCCTCGTGTGGGTGGATTGGCGATCGATCGAGGATCTTTCAAGGCTGCATGGAGTGCAGAACTATGGAAGCCACCAGTAATGACTAGAATTTGACCGGAGTAAAGAGCTTGTGCCGCCTGAATCTGCTCCACCATAAATGCTTCGCGCTCTAAATCCGAGGTGGAAATGCCCGCATCGGTTTGACGTAGATGCCAACAAAATTGATGACAGCGTTCCAAATATTGGGCGAGGGTTAAAGCTGGATCGATTTCGCACAGCGTATCCCAGAGCGCGTCAAAATCGGCAACACCCAATTTCTCGCACAGGGTATGAATATAATCGCTACGTTTGAGGGCTTCATCGCTGTAGCAATTCTCGATCGTTCTAGCCGTCGTTCGCTCGCTCCAAGGTAAATCGATAAATTTAACCGGAATATCTAATTCGCTAGCAGTTTGGAGAGCTTGCCATTCGGGAGAATAGATACAAAATGGATAAAATGCACCACGCCGCAGATTATCGGCGGTGTGGACGTAACTATAAATCGCGATCGGTAATTGATGGGGCAATAATAGCTCATCCAGGCGATCGTTAAAATCGCTCGGCCCTTCAATTAACACTGCGGTGGGGGGTCGATTCGGCAGAGCCGACGCTGCGCGATCGATGATTAATTGCCTTACTAATCTGGCCGCGGCGGGGCTGTGGTGCCGCACGGGAAAGAATAAAATTGGGGCATTAATATCGGTATAAATTTCAGGATCGATCGCCATTACTTAATTCCACCAAAAATACGCAGCTCGACCATCACCATCGCCATCATTCTTTTATCTGGTTGTGTAGTAACTTGTATTTTAAAATTAGCTCATGTATAATTATAGTAGTTTTGTAGTTTTTGCAAAAACTTACGCTGTAGAGGTAAATTTTGAGGGCAGCCGATCGGGATCGAATAGTCAAAATTTTAAATGTCGCAGATCTGACCTCAGAATATGTAAAGTATGGATGTGTCCGGATTCCAAAGCTACTTGATGATGATACAGTTCGATTGCTAGCACAAGAATCGCAAAAATTATTGGTAGGAGAATCGGAGCAGCTCTCGCTCGCTATAAACTTCTTCGAGCGTAAAGAATGGCAAACCTTGTTGTGGACAACGCCCCAAAATGTCACGATTTTATATGATATTTTAGGTCAGTCACCTCAACTAGATGCAGCTCTAGAATCTATTCTCGCGCACCCAATTATCGATCGACTTTTGCTTGATGTGCTGGGGACAGATTATAAAATGTGGCTGCTCCAGATCCGCAGGGCAAATCCTGGCTCGGATTGCTTGCGAATCCATCAAGATCGTCCGGGGGAGACATGTTTACAAATTCTTTTAGATGATATCCCTTCTCCAGCGGGTAGCACCGTGCTCCTCCCTGGCTCAGATGTATGGCCGAGGATTATCAACTCAATGCCATTTATCGATCCGAAATATCTCGCTCCGTGGCTGAGATCGTTAACTGGCAAGAAAGGAGATGCTTGGTTATTCACGCGCACTGTTTGGCACGGTCGTTTGCAGGCTGATTCCAGAAGGTCGCAGACAGTACTGATGCTAAGTTTTCTGCCTTGTTGTGCAAACCAAAATATCGTACTACCACCACCTAATATTCTCGAACAGTTAGGGCCAAAGCTACAGGCCGCATTTCATAACAAAATAGATCTATCCGACTCTCACCTTGCTGCCACCCCAGAACTCCAGAAACTGCTCGTAGCTAATCCCCGGTTTAAATGGTGGAGTCCATGGCAATTAGCGATCGGATTATCTTATTTTTTCTCTTTGGCTCTATCAGTTTGGCGATTTTGCAAACGACGTTAAATTAGTTGATAGTTGATACTCGATGTTCAAGTTTTTGAAAACTGCTGAAGTGTATGATATGGGATGAAGGATCGGTATAGAAAGGTAAAGACATGCTACTCAATAAGCCTTTGCCCTTCATCGAAGACTTTATCAACGAATTGAACAAGGGACTGAAAAGTTACAATCCAGATGGGGGCTTGAGCAGAATTCAGCGTGGATGGATCGGATTCTGTCTGATGGGCATAATACTGACGAACAGCGTATGCTGGGCAAGATTTGAACGGGTGAGCCTGGGGAAATACAGCCTGGGAGCCTTATCATGGATGTTTCGCAAATCCAAACTGCCATGGGAGATGATGCTTCAAGTTAGTATAGCAATAGTGCTCAAGCAGTATGGTATTTCTGGAGGTACTTTGGTGACTGACGACTCAGATCATCAGCGCAGTAAGAAGACACCAAGGTTATTCAAAACCCATAAAATCAGAGACAAAGGTAGCGGGGGATATATAAATGGTCAAAACATAGTGTTATTAATACTAGTTACTGACAAAGTGAGCTTGCCAGTTGGATTTGAGGTCTATCAACCTGACCCTCAACAACAAGCATGGACAAGAGAAGATCAACGTCTGAGAAAGAAAGGTATCGCGAAAAAAAACCGCCCAGAGGCTCCACCCCATAATCCAGACTACCCAACTAAACCAGAATTAGTGTTGCGATTAATGGAGCAGTTTCGGAAGCACCACAGTCAAATCAAGATCAAAGCCGTCGTTGCTGATGCACTATATGGTCAGGCAAAATTCATGGATGCAGCATCAGGCTTATTTGGTGGAGTCCAAGTCATTAGCCAATTGCGTTATAACCAAAATATTCGTTTTCGAGGCCGAAAACAAAGCCTAAAGCACTATTTTTCAAGTTATCCGGGAGTTCCTCAAGAGTTGAGTATTCGAGGTCAACCTGCCATTACAGCCAATGTTGGAAGTATCAGAGTGGAAGTTTGTGCTCACGGAAAAAAGCGATTTGTGATTGCGCTGAAGTATCCGGGTGAGCAAGATTATCGATATTTAGTTGCTACGGATCTGACTTGGCGCACCATAGATATCATCCAAGCGTATACACTGAGATGGTTAGTAGAGGTTTTCATCGAGGACTGGAAGTCTTATGAAGGTTGGGCGCAGTTGGCCAAGCAAACAGGTAAAGAAGGGACAAGCCGTGGCCTGACCCTGAGTCTGTTGCTTGACTTATGCCTCTTGCTTCACCCGAGACAAATAGCCCGCGTTGACAGCAAGCTGCCCGCATATACTGTGGGCAGTCTACTCCGCAATCTTCAGATGGAAGCTTTGTTGTTATATTTTGAGCAGTTGCTACAAGCACCTAATCCGGTTGAGCAGTTGAATCAATTAAGTCAATCAGTTCAGGAGTTTTTCCTTTTGAGATCGTCTGGTAAACATATGAGTGGTAGAGATTTAGGTCGCTTAGAACCCACTCCCTCCCTCAATCGTCGAGCTGTAGCTTAAAAACTTGAACATCGAGTGATAGTTGATAATTGATAGTTGATAGTTGGCAGAAGGCACTACCCACCAACTAGTACTAGGCGGCGGAAATAGAACCAGTATTCTCAAATAGCTATTCACGAATTTCAATCCAAAATCCAAAATCCAAAATCCAAAATCCAAAATCAAATAGTGGGTGAATTTCTGCCGTAGCCTACTAGGTTTCAGGCATTATCATTTTCTATCGAGTAAATAATTACACATACCGACTTAATTATTACCTTTTGACGAGAATATATGCCTTGGTATATTCCGGTAGCTTGCGAATATATGTTGTAAAATCATCCTTACTATCGAACACTCCCGCCAAGAAATCTAGCTGATGTAAATTGGGTAAAAATGCCCCACCCGTATCGGCAATAATTCCCATTCGCAACTGTGGTTTACCATCGATCGAATTCTCCGTTACGACAATTCTACCCAAGCCGATATTTAGCACATCCCCGGCAAAAGTTACCCCCGGTCTGAGCGAAATTTTAGTCTCGATCGTTTGACCG harbors:
- a CDS encoding DUF1778 domain-containing protein, yielding MKIRQAALEAAKQMLETERTIVLSKRDALKVFDLLKNPPAPNQQILAAIEKHRVFIRENHRAAE
- a CDS encoding putative 2OG-Fe(II) oxygenase; translation: MRAADRDRIVKILNVADLTSEYVKYGCVRIPKLLDDDTVRLLAQESQKLLVGESEQLSLAINFFERKEWQTLLWTTPQNVTILYDILGQSPQLDAALESILAHPIIDRLLLDVLGTDYKMWLLQIRRANPGSDCLRIHQDRPGETCLQILLDDIPSPAGSTVLLPGSDVWPRIINSMPFIDPKYLAPWLRSLTGKKGDAWLFTRTVWHGRLQADSRRSQTVLMLSFLPCCANQNIVLPPPNILEQLGPKLQAAFHNKIDLSDSHLAATPELQKLLVANPRFKWWSPWQLAIGLSYFFSLALSVWRFCKRR
- a CDS encoding RES family NAD+ phosphorylase, translating into MSLTLWRISKRKYADTAFSGEGARRVGGRWNSRGQGMVYTSGTLSLAALEVFVHMEVEDVATMLAGIRVDVPIEVEIDYLEVAQLPLNWRNIPAPSALAQMGDLWFRSGRTAILAVPSVVIPIEYNYLVNPSHPDFAKLTIESPQPFELDPRLWKV
- a CDS encoding transposase: MLLNKPLPFIEDFINELNKGLKSYNPDGGLSRIQRGWIGFCLMGIILTNSVCWARFERVSLGKYSLGALSWMFRKSKLPWEMMLQVSIAIVLKQYGISGGTLVTDDSDHQRSKKTPRLFKTHKIRDKGSGGYINGQNIVLLILVTDKVSLPVGFEVYQPDPQQQAWTREDQRLRKKGIAKKNRPEAPPHNPDYPTKPELVLRLMEQFRKHHSQIKIKAVVADALYGQAKFMDAASGLFGGVQVISQLRYNQNIRFRGRKQSLKHYFSSYPGVPQELSIRGQPAITANVGSIRVEVCAHGKKRFVIALKYPGEQDYRYLVATDLTWRTIDIIQAYTLRWLVEVFIEDWKSYEGWAQLAKQTGKEGTSRGLTLSLLLDLCLLLHPRQIARVDSKLPAYTVGSLLRNLQMEALLLYFEQLLQAPNPVEQLNQLSQSVQEFFLLRSSGKHMSGRDLGRLEPTPSLNRRAVA
- a CDS encoding VWA domain-containing protein, whose amino-acid sequence is MTDSQKRRLRWRLVLGETTENTLGGLPDEWQDRETAIGFLYDRELQGQNIRSRGNSGGNNRDSPMERLRQRQGSLDPSNLTVPDWINAIHELFPQKTIFLRKGFANERLEKDALERYHLEEMVTNPNLLSRAQPSETLLKAVLRTKHLMNQQVLAMARDLVRKVVEELIEKLAQKVQSPFTGSLNRQQRSYIKIAKNFDAPTTIRRNLKHYSQERQQLVIQTPYFNSRIRRQVERWQSIILVDESGSMLDSVIHSAVTAAIFFGIKSLKTHLCLFDTSVVDVTADCTDPVETLMKVQLGGGTDIGQAMAYAQTLVENPRRTIVILITDFYEGAPVDRLLSVTKQLIESGVKILGLAALDEQANPNFDRDIAQRMVNLGAQVGAMTPGELATWVAEKVR
- a CDS encoding type II toxin-antitoxin system PemK/MazF family toxin, with translation MKRGDVYNVRLDPVEGSEQGGSRPVIVVSRNAINANSPTVLAIPCTTYRPGKRIYATQVLIAAPEGGLSADSIALAEQVRILSKSRFGDYRGSLSIEIMEQISTALALALDLPTREDFEQIYEN
- a CDS encoding DUF5682 family protein; translated protein: MAIDPEIYTDINAPILFFPVRHHSPAAARLVRQLIIDRAASALPNRPPTAVLIEGPSDFNDRLDELLLPHQLPIAIYSYVHTADNLRRGAFYPFCIYSPEWQALQTASELDIPVKFIDLPWSERTTARTIENCYSDEALKRSDYIHTLCEKLGVADFDALWDTLCEIDPALTLAQYLERCHQFCWHLRQTDAGISTSDLEREAFMVEQIQAAQALYSGQILVITGGFHSSALHAALKDPRSIANPPTRGLLPQMLAGSKEIVNQGIALTPYNYDRLDNLTGYNSGMPNPGFYHAVWAHRQTGSTNIAATLLQQVVKSLRKQKQIASTADLIAVQTLAQGLSDLRGHAEIWRSDLIDGVIGGLVKEDMGQTGTHPFLAAVYQVFRGRDRGRLAPGTPLPPLVTDLHQRLQALELFPTATKRSIDLDLTPDLQAESPPERTKSALLHSLRLLQIHGIGRTDGTDFTTHTDLTKIWERWQLHWTPDFDSSSIEASIYGATVIEATIAKLQERANSIERNAETATLLLLDAALAGVDECLEFSDKLIELIRQEGNFLSLARSLHHLLYFYRYDEVLGTAKQEHIAELLVEAFGRGLWLLASLGTPTGEEDLLLKGLGNLLEAYERAGHLLTPYRSQFIQILDRVSQDVQQLPSIRGGAIGALWILGETPMARILATLRYYAQPEKLGDFLTGLFQLARETTQRDSHLVLSIDELLLAYSDDEFLEALPALRLAFSYFAPREKNNIAQTLVQSTEAGELSTADLLNIPLGADVAVDAIAFESRLFGLLDRYGIRGGNARNR
- the parS gene encoding type II toxin-antitoxin system Xre/ParS family antitoxin, giving the protein MTSSTQLLDILGISGSQGSSLATTKLSDASTRSESDLIRQGLSIESFRQVANYYQLSDAQLSKVLGTSLRTIVRLQKERKPLNATWSDRLYRLARVAAQAQEVFESPQTATSWLRRPNRGLNGSSPIDLLDTDAGTQQVTELLDRIEYGVYS